The following proteins come from a genomic window of Nitrospirota bacterium:
- the cas2e gene encoding type I-E CRISPR-associated endoribonuclease Cas2e, whose product MLVIVVENVPPRLRGRLAIWLLEVRAGVYVGKVSRRVREMIWGQIEKGMEEGNVVMAWTTNTESGFDFMTLGKNRRIPKEMDGIKLVSFLPGNGASIGADS is encoded by the coding sequence ATGCTGGTCATCGTGGTTGAGAATGTGCCGCCTCGTTTACGGGGACGGTTGGCAATATGGCTGCTCGAAGTGCGGGCCGGGGTCTATGTCGGAAAGGTTTCGCGCCGTGTGCGTGAAATGATTTGGGGACAGATTGAAAAGGGAATGGAGGAGGGGAATGTGGTCATGGCCTGGACGACGAATACGGAATCGGGTTTTGACTTTATGACTCTTGGCAAAAATCGTAGAATACCGAAGGAAATGGACGGCATCAAGCTCGTATCGTTTCTACCGGGAAACGGGGCTTCAATTGGTGCAGACTCATAA
- the cas1e gene encoding type I-E CRISPR-associated endonuclease Cas1e yields MTELILPPLKPIPMKDRVSVLFVEKGNLDVLDGAFVIVDKTGVRTHIPVGGVACLMLEPGTRVSHAAVTLASRVGCLLVWVGDGGVRLYASGQPGGARADRLLYQAKLALDDNARLKVVRKMYAMRFKEEPPERRSVEQLRGIEGVRVRKMYDLLAKQYKVEWKHRNYDHTEWGSGDVPNRCLSSATACLYGISEAAILAAGYAPAIGFIHTGKPQSFVYDIADIFKFETVVPVAFRIAARNPGNPERDVRIACRDAFRQSKVLQRIIPAIEQVLAAGGLEVPKPHEEAVAPAIPNKEGIGDAGHRG; encoded by the coding sequence ATGACCGAACTCATTCTCCCACCGCTTAAGCCTATTCCTATGAAGGACCGTGTTTCGGTCCTATTCGTGGAGAAGGGGAACCTCGACGTTCTTGACGGCGCGTTTGTGATCGTGGACAAGACAGGCGTGCGGACGCACATTCCCGTGGGCGGAGTGGCGTGTCTGATGCTGGAGCCGGGGACGCGGGTGTCCCATGCGGCGGTGACGCTCGCTTCGCGGGTGGGGTGTCTGCTCGTTTGGGTTGGTGACGGTGGGGTGCGGCTGTATGCCTCGGGCCAGCCGGGAGGGGCGCGAGCGGATCGGCTTCTCTATCAGGCAAAGCTGGCGCTGGATGACAATGCCCGATTGAAAGTCGTCCGCAAAATGTACGCCATGCGATTTAAGGAAGAACCGCCGGAAAGACGCAGCGTGGAACAACTGCGCGGCATCGAGGGTGTCCGGGTCCGAAAGATGTATGATCTACTTGCAAAGCAGTATAAGGTTGAATGGAAACATCGAAACTACGATCACACGGAATGGGGGAGTGGTGACGTGCCGAACCGGTGCCTCAGTTCCGCAACGGCCTGTCTCTATGGTATCAGCGAGGCGGCGATTCTGGCTGCTGGGTATGCCCCGGCTATTGGTTTCATCCATACCGGCAAGCCGCAGTCCTTTGTGTATGACATCGCTGACATTTTCAAGTTCGAAACCGTTGTTCCCGTGGCGTTCCGAATCGCGGCTAGGAACCCCGGTAATCCGGAGAGAGACGTTCGAATAGCCTGCCGGGATGCATTCAGGCAATCCAAAGTGCTTCAACGGATAATCCCCGCCATTGAACAGGTTTTAGCAGCTGGTGGTCTGGAAGTGCCGAAGCCGCATGAAGAGGCTGTTGCTCCTGCAATACCCAATAAGGAGGGTATCGGAGATGCTGGTCATCGTGGTTGA
- a CDS encoding type II toxin-antitoxin system RelE/ParE family toxin, translating to MLWEFIELPPFAELRDALFTDDEFISLQEFLCEHPETGDVIPGTGGCRKMRWAAKGKGKRGGARVIYYLRTAEGQIVLVTAYGKGDRDDVPRPWLKRIKEVFEREQS from the coding sequence ATGCTCTGGGAATTCATTGAACTGCCGCCCTTTGCCGAATTGAGAGACGCACTGTTTACCGATGACGAGTTTATCTCTCTGCAAGAATTTCTGTGCGAGCATCCCGAAACGGGCGATGTCATCCCCGGAACTGGAGGCTGCCGCAAAATGCGCTGGGCCGCCAAAGGAAAAGGGAAACGCGGCGGCGCACGAGTCATCTATTATCTCCGGACTGCTGAAGGACAGATCGTTCTGGTCACGGCATACGGAAAAGGAGATCGCGACGACGTGCCACGGCCATGGCTGAAACGAATCAAGGAGGTGTTTGAACGTGAGCAAAGCTAA
- a CDS encoding helix-turn-helix domain-containing protein: MSKAKEAVRRFIETIDKGGKVEWARKTRFIPKPDGSIRRLVTRKDGTVEKDEIIPADRALVAEARAKTGLSQDKFATLLGISARTLRDWEQGRRSPSGAAKTLLRIAAKHPEVLREVA, translated from the coding sequence GTGAGCAAAGCTAAAGAAGCAGTACGCCGTTTCATCGAGACCATTGACAAAGGCGGTAAGGTTGAATGGGCGCGAAAGACCCGTTTCATTCCCAAACCGGATGGATCAATCCGCCGTTTAGTAACGCGCAAGGACGGGACCGTGGAGAAAGACGAAATCATTCCAGCGGATAGGGCGCTGGTGGCCGAAGCCCGCGCAAAGACCGGCCTGTCGCAGGACAAATTTGCAACGCTTCTCGGCATTTCCGCGCGCACCCTCCGCGACTGGGAGCAGGGCCGCCGGTCGCCGTCGGGCGCGGCCAAAACACTCCTCCGCATAGCAGCCAAGCATCCCGAAGTGCTGCGCGAGGTGGCGTAG